The following nucleotide sequence is from Drosophila simulans strain w501 chromosome 3L, Prin_Dsim_3.1, whole genome shotgun sequence.
GATCGGCCAAAGGAAGTGGTAGAGTGGAAACGCACTGACAAAGACCCTCTGGCGGGCGGGGTTGTGGGATTGATCACCTGGGGAACAGGCTGAAACAAAGCAGGAAACCAAAGACCGGAAAATTATACTCATGCCATTCCTGGTTTCCTCTGGTGGATAGCTGGATAGGAAAGGAATGGTTATGGGTACGGAGAGGGGGAAGGGGAGCAGTACCCACCAGAAGGCCCCTGGTAAAGAGTGTTTCCTATAATCTGAGCACATTAGCACAAGTCGGCCTGGAAGTGCATAAGTAATAGGTAATTGCCCCGAGGTTGAGGTTCGCCGCCCTCTGGAGCGACATTGCGTGGGTCAGGCTAAAACAATTGCTGGAAGTCACTCTAGCGTTAAGTTATGATGGTCCACAGATAACGACACGACGTTGGAAACGACTCACAGCAATGGCAGGAGGAGGGGGCTTACACTTGGTTTGTGGCCCATCTAATTGGTCTGGTGAGCGTAGATGACAGACAGAAGGAATCTGGAGGAGGGTTGCTTGGGAAAAGGGTTACTGGAGAACTAAAGCTGTCAGAATTTAACGAATATCTTAAGGAAGTGTGAGCTTCTGTTGCGTGACGTAATTAGTATGCATTCAATTCACAAAGGAGATACAGGACCTATATAACAAAGGGCCTTAAAAATCCCCTTACATATCTGAGATGAGATAGTGAAGAGCCAAAATCTTGAAATGGACTCTCGAAAGCCCGTCGAATTTAGCAATTCATGTGATTTGCACTCCGATAAGGTGcgtaattaaattatcaatgCTGCCCCTCCAGCCGACATATCTCCAGacaattttccacttggcatGGACATGGAACCGATGCCACAAATGGTGCAAATCGCGTGGTCCGATAGCGGATATCTCTGAAAACCGTCGGGGGTTCACCTTTATCAGCGCACGAGTTCCTCGAGGCTCTGAATCGAATATGGCCGAAAGCCGCTGAAGCCAAAGTCTCATCGACGTAGTCGCAGTTGAATTTTCCACTTAGCGGAGTCAACAGTGTGTGGACGGGACTGCCGGAGATCGCTTGAGTGATCTTAGTATCTTGGTTCTGACTGTCGAGAAAGCCGGGATCTGGTTACCAGGCATGTGACGAGAGAGATCGTCGTGGACGAGGTGAGTCTGCTGCGGATGCGCAGGCCCTGGCTGAACTTGCTCAATCCCGGAATGATCGCATTACTGTTTTCCGCCCGGTTAAGTTAACATGATCTTCGGGCTCCATTGTCAATGGCAGGCCAACTGCGACGCTAGACGCTAGTGACACTACTTGGCCCGGTCCCAGGTTTGAGCCACTTTCGGCATCAATTACCAGCCTCAAGCTCGGCGCacaaattataaacatttccCCCCAAAAGCCCCAAAACGCAACTGTGTCAAAAGGCGAGCTCCACGAactgcgatatagtttcaacGAAACATAAACcctaattatattatttgacAGCTGGGGCCTGCTGATACATAACCCCTGGCGGCCAACGAATCTCAGTGAAAACTGTAATGAGCCTCGGAAAATCTTTTCCCAAAAACAAACCCACCGAAGAAAACCATTTTAATTTAGAGTCAAGCGCGAAGCCGTCAGGCATGACAGTACACTTGAAACAAAATCGGACTTATATCAAATTGAAGCTAACATTTTTGAGTAGTTgaataaaaagaagaacgaaGATGGAACACAAGTACTTTAGCTCAGGCAGGatcaaaatgtaaatttatcaGAAAGGACTTTCAATTATTCTagtattttcctatttttttctCGGAGTGTACCATCAAAAAGATGACAAAAGTCGGCGATGGGCGATGGTATCTCGAATCGTAGCTCAGGGAGCTGACGGGTCTGGGAAATCTGGTAGGAATCTCCGTGGAGAGATCTCTGACAGCTGAAAAGTGGCCACATTTCTCCCGGGACTGCCTGTCGGTTGCTAAATTCTCCTAATGGTTTTATCTCTCGGTGAGTGTGGGTAAATTTCAGCCAGCGACAAATGGCACAGCaccgaaatgcaaatggcgaGAAGAAATGGAACTGCCATGAGAACTTCGCCTCTCGAGCTGTCAGCGGTGACTTAATCTCTGGCATCATCGTCAGCGCCCGAGTGCCACACAACAAGACAACGCAAGCCCACATCCGATCCCAAAGACAGGGTTCCAGATCTTGGCCACATGTCTGCCGTGTGTTTTGCCAAGGCTTGTGTAACAATTTGGCGAGGTGTCGGCTCAGCGCGAGAAGAGAAactttcccatttccacgGAATCTTCTTAGCCTCATGAGCTGTCCGACGAAATGGTGTTTGGCGGAGAACCCGCCTTGATTGGGAAAGTCCGAGGCTGAAAGGCTGAGTGGCGGTGAAGGCCGAAAGGCCGAAAGCTGGGTATCCAATGTGCTGTGTCCAATCCGCGGAATGTCGTCCAACCGACACCCTTGAGAATAGCGCTACAAATTAACACATTAGGCTCTGGGCTTTGGCTCCAACTTgtctttgccttttgccatcttttgccattttttgccaTCTGGCCAGGCCTAAGCGAGCCCCAAATGGCAAAGTTGATCTCCGGCGATTAGCCGCAAATGGCAATCCCATAGACCTACATCGTGTCCACGTCCCCGCTCTGCCATAGATGCAATTGAATCGAAATTGTTTCGATCCGAGCCAAAGTCCGTTGGCACTCGCCGCCAGAGCGACTATGAGTTTTCATCGCAGCGGGCATGATAGATAAACGCCGCGATAACGGCGACTTTTCATACGTAATTTGTTTTATGcctggaaattaaattaacttgtTTACCAGCCATTTGCCATCTACTGGCCAAGACTGACGCTCCGCTTTGCGGCCGTAGTGTCTAATAGATCTCAGTCgctttggccaggccaactgTCATAATGACTCTGTTATGTGTGGGCcattatataaaatttcacttttcgccGCTCGTTGAGCCAAAAAGGCTCTcctatttccatttccagcGGAGACAGTTTTGCAATTGCTGAAAGATCACGAGCCAATTACGCTCGAGAAATATGAGTCTTAAAGTGCATGAACATCGAAAAAGTCAACGAGGAGTTATATGACTTATAACACTAACTGGCAATTGTTCGACTTTAGCCGATTAAGATGTCTTCAGCTCACAGATACTTTGGCAAAAATATCTCGAAgatacatttttgtatttcaagCCACTCTTCTTCTCATCTTCCCTTGGGAACAACTTTCATTTACTATGAGTGAGGGGGGCGGGACTAGAAACAACTGTTGATCGAGGGCAGGGATCCGCTGCAGTACTTCCAGGTGGACCAAGCCGTCCATCCCTGCTGGCGCTGAATCTTCTGGGCGCACCTCACGGAGTTGGTGATGTCGTCGGTCAGGAGGGCGTTGCAGCTCAATCCGCACTCGTTGTAGGAGAAGCGACCGTCGGCCGGCTTGCACCAGTACTTGTTGTTGATCTGGAAGATGCCGTAGTCGTTGGATCCATTGGAGTTGGCCGGCCCAACGACGCCGGTGCGGAAGGAACTCTCGTGCTGGGCGATGCAGGTCCACTTGGCCAGCTGATCCCGGGGAACGCCCAGCTTGGACATCTCCCTGGCCAGGGAACACCTATCCATCGTTCGGGCCTGGGTGGCGACTGCCGCCAGAGCCAGGGCGCAAATCACAAGGAAAGCTTTCATCTTACTGAATTCACTGATAATTCGATGAGCAGTCGCGAAATATTTATAGCCACGAAGAGCATTCAAGTGGTCGCAGTTGAGTCAACATGGTAGAATCAGCAATCAGTACTGTTTACCCATCATTAGGGTGTAAATAAGGTGGCTTTCCCATACAATGTCGGTAGTTGAATTCACTCTTTCGTTGAATTAAGTGTTCCACCAACTACCAATTCATGTGGTTCCTAAGTTCTTATCTGTAGGTTATATTTGTTTACCATATTAGCAACTAGAAATCACTCCTACTATGCTTCAAATCGAGTACGTCACTTTGAGTACCCCCAAAAATACGGAAGTGTTTAGCCACCAGATATGGTGGTTCCTTCACTCTCGAGCGGACAATCTACGCATTGAATACGTCGAAGTGAAGCGTATCTCAGCTTTGTGCGTAAGATTCAATCCATTCGGTTGAAGTCGGCTGAGGTCTGTCTTCCATCAGCTATTCGGAATATTTATCTCAAATACAGTAGGCATTGCATTGTCTTGGCCATTCCGCGGTGGGTCCCTGCTCACGCAACTCGGGTGGGGTTGCATGTGGGGGCTAATTATTCAACGTTATTCATTGTGCGGCATTCGAGCTATTCGAACAGTGCAAACTGCGCCGCATGACTAcggctgtggctgtggatgtggctgtggcaGTAGCTCTTTCTCTAGCCCAGACGAATTCCCATCCCGTCTGTTGCACGGCCCAAGTTTAATGTCCGACTTCGCAGTGGTTTCATGGCGAAACAGCTCCACTTGACTGCAGCTATTAGCCCCCGGTCGTGGTCTGGTTTTATGGCCGGCCGAAAGTGTGATTAATCATCTGGATTACCACTTGGGCGGCCCCGGAGCTCTATCTTTTTCGGCTACTCGAACTCAATGGGCTCTTGGCAGCTCAATGGGCCAGCCCCTTCTAAGCCAATTCAGCCAGCCAATTCAGCGCCATTGTTGATATAACAGCAATTATGCTAATCAGT
It contains:
- the LOC27207148 gene encoding lysozyme P produces the protein MKAFLVICALALAAVATQARTMDRCSLAREMSKLGVPRDQLAKWTCIAQHESSFRTGVVGPANSNGSNDYGIFQINNKYWCKPADGRFSYNECGLSCNALLTDDITNSVRCAQKIQRQQGWTAWSTWKYCSGSLPSINSCF